From a region of the Eulemur rufifrons isolate Redbay chromosome 7, OSU_ERuf_1, whole genome shotgun sequence genome:
- the CBR3 gene encoding carbonyl reductase [NADPH] 3, translated as MSSCSRVALVTGANKGIGFAIARDLCHQFSGDVVLTAQDAARGQAAVQQLQAEGLSPRFHQLDIDDLQSIRALRDFLRREYGGLNVLVNNAGIAFKIDDPTPFDIQAEMTLKTNFFATRNVCTELLPIMKPHGRVVNISSLQGLKALENCSEELQEKFRCETLTEGDLVDLMKKFVEDTKNEVHEREGWPNSAYGVSKLGVTVLSRILARRLDEKRKADRILLNACCPGWVKTDMAGAYGSRTVEEGAETPVYLALLPPDATEPQGQLVRDKVVQNW; from the exons ATGTCGTCCTGCAGCCGCGTGGCGCTGGTGACCGGCGCCAACAAGGGCATCGGCTTCGCCATCGCCCGTGACCTGTGCCACCAGTTTTCGGGGGACGTGGTGCTCACGGCGCAGGACGCGGCGCGGGGCCAGGCGGCCGTGCAGCAGCTGCAGGCCGAGGGCCTGAGCCCGCGCTTCCACCAGCTGGACATCGACGACCTGCAGAGCATCCGCGCCCTCCGCGACTTCCTGCGCAGGGAGTACGGGGGGCTCAACGTGTTGGTCAACAACGCGGGCATCGCCTTCAAGA TTGATGATCCAACGCCCTTTGACATTCAAGCTGAGATGACACTGAAGACAAATTTTTTTGCCACTAGAAATGTCTGCACTGAGTTACTACCGATAATGAAACCTCATG gGAGAGTGGTGAACATCAGTAGTTTACAGGGTTTAAAAGCTCTTGAAAATTGTAGTGAAGAACTGCAGGAAAAGTTCCGATGTGAGACACTCACAGAAGGGGACCTGGTGGACCTCATGAAAAAGTTTGTGGAGGACACAAAAAACGAGGTGCATGAGAGGGAAGGCTGGCCCAACTCAGCTTACGGGGTGTCCAAGTTGGGTGTCACGGTCTTATCAAGAATCCTGGCCAGGCGTCTGGATGAGAAGAGAAAAGCTGACAGGATCCTACTGAATGCGTGCTGCCCCGGATGGGTGAAGACAGACATGGCTGGGGCGTATGGCTCCAGGACTGTGGAAGAGGGGGCTGAGACCCCTGTCTACCTGGCCCTCCTGCCGCCAGATGCTACTGAGCCTCAAGGCCAGCTGGTCCGTGACAAAGTTGTACAAAATTGGTGA